A single window of Fischerella sp. PCC 9605 DNA harbors:
- a CDS encoding CsbD family protein: MSLEDRAKATGKNVEGKAQEAWGNVTGDPQDKAEGKAKQAESEVRHGVEDVKDNVKKKLD; this comes from the coding sequence ATGAGCTTAGAAGATAGAGCAAAAGCTACAGGTAAAAATGTAGAAGGTAAAGCTCAAGAAGCATGGGGAAACGTTACTGGCGACCCACAAGATAAAGCAGAAGGAAAAGCAAAACAAGCAGAAAGTGAAGTACGTCACGGTGTTGAAGACGTGAAAGATAACGTCAAGAAAAAGCTTGACTAG
- the uvrB gene encoding excinuclease ABC subunit UvrB, with protein MTEFCLQAPFSPTGDQPQAITQLVASIQAGNRYQTLLGATGTGKTFTIASAIEKIGKPTLVLAHNKTLAAQLCNELREFFSNNAVEYFVSYYDYYQPEAYIPVTDTYIEKTASINDEIDMLRHSATRSLFERRDVIVVASISCIYGLGIPAEYLKAAIPFQVGMEVNQRQILRDLASVQYSRNDLEIGRGRFRVRGDVLEIGPAYEDRIIRIEFFGDEIDAIRYVDPVTGEILQSLQAVNLYPARHFVTPEERLEEACDAIAQELKERKAELESAGKLLEAQRIDQRTRYDLEMLREVGYCNGVENYSRHLAGRQAGEPPECLIDYFPKDWLLVIDESHVTVPQIRGMYNGDQARKKVLIEHGFRLPSAADNRPLKAEEFWAKVNQCIFVSATPGDWELEVSEGHVAEQIIRPTGVLDPEIIVRSTEGQIDDLLGEIKDRVDRHERVLITTLTKRMAEDLTEYLQENGIRVRYLHSEINSIERIEIIQNLRDANFDVLVGVNLLREGLDLPEVSLVAILDADKEGFLRAERSLIQTIGRAARHVRGQAIMYADNLTDSMIKAIEETERRRGIQLAYNRMHGITPQPIVKKSSNAILSFLEVSRRLNAQELETVDQHIDELPLENIPELITQLEAQMKEAAKKLEFEEAAKLRDKIKHLRDKLVGR; from the coding sequence ATGACAGAATTTTGTCTTCAAGCACCCTTCAGTCCAACAGGCGATCAGCCACAAGCGATCACACAATTAGTTGCTAGTATCCAAGCTGGCAACCGTTATCAAACATTACTAGGAGCGACGGGAACTGGGAAGACATTTACAATAGCATCAGCGATCGAGAAAATTGGCAAACCTACGCTGGTGCTAGCCCACAACAAAACTCTCGCTGCACAGCTTTGTAATGAGTTACGAGAGTTCTTTTCTAACAATGCTGTAGAGTATTTTGTTAGTTACTACGATTACTATCAGCCAGAAGCGTATATTCCTGTCACCGATACATATATTGAAAAAACTGCTTCCATTAACGATGAAATAGATATGTTGCGGCACTCAGCGACGCGATCGCTATTTGAACGCCGTGATGTTATTGTAGTTGCATCGATTAGCTGTATCTACGGTTTGGGAATTCCCGCAGAATACCTTAAAGCTGCGATTCCCTTCCAGGTAGGAATGGAAGTTAATCAACGGCAAATTTTACGAGATTTAGCATCAGTACAATACAGCCGTAACGATCTAGAAATAGGCCGGGGACGTTTTCGCGTCCGGGGTGATGTGCTAGAAATTGGGCCAGCCTACGAAGACCGCATTATCCGCATCGAGTTCTTTGGTGATGAAATTGACGCGATTCGTTACGTCGATCCGGTGACGGGTGAAATACTCCAGAGTTTGCAAGCAGTGAACCTCTATCCCGCACGTCACTTTGTTACCCCAGAAGAAAGGTTAGAGGAAGCTTGTGATGCGATCGCCCAAGAATTAAAAGAGCGCAAAGCTGAATTAGAATCAGCAGGGAAATTACTAGAAGCGCAACGAATAGATCAGCGTACGCGCTACGACTTGGAAATGCTGCGCGAAGTGGGTTACTGCAACGGCGTCGAAAACTATTCCCGCCACCTAGCCGGAAGGCAAGCCGGAGAACCACCAGAATGTTTAATTGATTATTTTCCTAAAGATTGGCTGTTAGTAATTGATGAATCTCACGTCACCGTGCCGCAAATTCGTGGTATGTACAACGGCGATCAAGCTAGAAAAAAAGTTTTAATTGAGCATGGTTTTCGCTTACCTAGCGCCGCTGATAACCGCCCTTTGAAAGCAGAAGAATTTTGGGCAAAGGTAAACCAGTGTATTTTTGTTTCTGCCACTCCAGGAGATTGGGAATTAGAAGTTTCCGAAGGTCATGTAGCTGAACAAATTATTCGACCAACTGGTGTACTTGATCCAGAAATTATCGTCCGTTCTACAGAAGGGCAAATTGATGATTTGTTAGGTGAAATTAAAGATAGAGTAGACCGCCACGAACGGGTGTTAATTACCACATTAACTAAACGCATGGCGGAAGATTTAACTGAGTATCTCCAAGAAAATGGAATTAGAGTTAGGTATTTGCATTCGGAGATTAATTCCATTGAACGGATAGAAATTATTCAGAACTTGCGCGATGCTAACTTTGATGTTTTGGTTGGCGTGAACTTGTTACGGGAAGGTTTAGATTTACCAGAAGTTTCTTTGGTAGCAATTTTAGATGCAGATAAAGAGGGTTTCTTGCGTGCGGAACGTTCCTTAATTCAAACTATCGGAAGAGCAGCGCGTCACGTCCGAGGACAAGCAATTATGTATGCCGATAACCTCACCGATAGCATGATTAAAGCCATTGAAGAAACCGAACGCCGTCGTGGTATTCAATTGGCATACAACCGCATGCATGGAATTACACCCCAGCCGATAGTTAAAAAATCAAGTAACGCGATTTTGTCTTTTTTGGAAGTATCACGAAGGTTGAATGCTCAAGAGTTAGAAACAGTCGATCAACATATAGATGAGTTGCCGTTAGAAAATATTCCAGAATTGATTACTCAATTAGAAGCGCAGATGAAAGAAGCGGCGAAAAAATTGGAATTTGAAGAAGCGGCGAAGTTACGGGATAAGATAAAGCATCTGCGGGATAAGTTGGTGGGACGCTAG
- a CDS encoding aromatic ring-hydroxylating dioxygenase subunit alpha, giving the protein MQSEFNFFQNWYPISPIEDLDPKRPTPATLLGLRLVIWKPKYSETYRVFLDQCPHRLAPLSEGRIDDKTGNLMCSYHGWQFDEQGICTHIPQAENPELVSKNQENLCAVTLPVRQEQDLLWVWLDAKSGDVAATTPLPLSPQLDASKGFVWSSFVRDLEYDWQTLIENVADPSHVPFAHHGVQGDRQKAKPIPIKIVQSTPNLIEATTSRRFQTTITFEPPCRLEYAMSLGDFGRQFGLITYCMPVCPGKSRIVALFTRNFAKTFHHLTPRWWEHISERNAVIDGDMILLQQQEYFLQQRKTAESWKTAYKLPTSADRLVIEFRNWFDKYCHGQLPWSEVGISVPEFRDINNNREQILDRYKQHTQYCSSCRGALKVVQRLQVVLLAYFAITVCGVAILPDALRVKLGLPLILTALLGLAAYAWLKFWLSPKFYFVDYVHADK; this is encoded by the coding sequence ATGCAATCTGAATTCAACTTTTTCCAAAATTGGTATCCTATCTCACCAATAGAAGACCTTGACCCAAAACGACCAACACCAGCAACCCTTTTAGGACTCCGCTTAGTCATCTGGAAGCCTAAATATTCTGAAACTTACCGAGTATTTTTAGACCAATGTCCGCATCGACTTGCGCCTTTAAGTGAAGGGCGCATTGATGACAAAACGGGCAATTTGATGTGTAGCTATCACGGTTGGCAGTTTGATGAGCAAGGAATTTGTACTCACATTCCGCAAGCAGAAAATCCTGAACTTGTAAGTAAGAATCAAGAAAACCTATGTGCAGTAACATTACCAGTTCGTCAGGAACAGGATTTACTTTGGGTTTGGCTTGATGCTAAATCAGGTGATGTGGCTGCGACTACACCCTTACCTCTGTCACCACAACTAGATGCAAGCAAAGGTTTTGTTTGGTCTTCTTTTGTACGCGACTTAGAATATGACTGGCAAACCTTGATTGAGAATGTAGCAGATCCCAGTCATGTTCCTTTTGCTCATCATGGGGTACAGGGCGATCGCCAAAAAGCAAAACCAATCCCGATCAAAATTGTGCAATCAACACCAAACTTGATTGAAGCAACTACTTCTAGGCGCTTTCAAACAACAATCACTTTTGAACCGCCTTGTCGCTTGGAGTATGCTATGAGTCTTGGCGATTTTGGAAGACAGTTTGGACTTATCACCTACTGCATGCCAGTTTGTCCAGGTAAATCTAGGATTGTAGCTCTGTTTACTCGTAACTTTGCCAAAACATTCCATCATCTTACACCCCGTTGGTGGGAACACATAAGCGAGCGCAATGCGGTTATCGATGGAGATATGATTCTTTTACAGCAGCAAGAGTATTTTCTCCAACAGAGAAAAACTGCTGAAAGCTGGAAAACTGCCTATAAGCTACCTACCAGTGCAGACAGGTTAGTAATAGAGTTTAGAAATTGGTTTGATAAGTATTGTCACGGACAGTTACCGTGGAGTGAAGTTGGCATAAGTGTTCCAGAATTCCGCGATATCAATAATAATCGCGAACAAATCTTGGATCGCTACAAACAACACACCCAGTATTGTAGTAGCTGTCGAGGTGCGCTAAAGGTTGTGCAACGCTTACAAGTGGTACTTTTGGCATACTTTGCAATTACTGTTTGTGGAGTTGCTATCCTTCCTGATGCACTTCGAGTCAAACTTGGTTTACCTTTGATTTTAACAGCACTATTAGGTCTAGCAGCTTACGCTTGGCTGAAATTCTGGCTTAGTCCTAAATTTTACTTTGTGGACTACGTGCATGCGGATAAATAG
- the murB gene encoding UDP-N-acetylmuramate dehydrogenase, which produces MKISQAAVNVCTNSGLTASKKQSTYSENKEIRLPGTDCAIRSQVYLSAYTSYRVGGPAEWYIAPRNIEAMHASVRYAKEQGLPITILGAGSNLLVSDCGIPGLVIATRHLRRTHFNQETGLLTVAAGEPIPGLALEAAERGWQGLEWAVGIPGTVGGAVVMNAGAHDSCIADILVSAQVLSPDGTLETLTREQFGYSYRTSILQGSDRIVTQATFQLQPGADPAQVIANTKQHKLHRLTTQPYDKPSCGSVFRNPKPYAAGWLIEQTGLKGFQIGNAQVAQRHANFIVNCGGASSWDIFNLIRHVQYQVQDRWSILLEPEVKMLGEFPVVC; this is translated from the coding sequence ATGAAAATTTCCCAGGCAGCTGTAAATGTCTGCACAAACTCTGGCTTGACTGCAAGTAAAAAACAATCGACTTATTCCGAAAACAAGGAAATTCGCTTACCTGGTACCGATTGCGCGATTAGATCGCAAGTTTATCTGTCAGCATATACTTCCTACAGAGTGGGAGGACCAGCAGAATGGTATATTGCTCCACGAAACATAGAAGCAATGCATGCTAGTGTCAGGTATGCAAAAGAACAAGGTTTACCAATAACAATACTAGGAGCAGGTTCTAACTTGTTAGTCAGCGATTGCGGTATACCGGGCTTAGTCATCGCTACCCGCCATCTCCGTCGAACTCACTTTAACCAGGAAACAGGTCTGTTGACCGTTGCTGCTGGAGAACCAATTCCTGGATTGGCGCTGGAGGCAGCAGAGCGGGGTTGGCAAGGTTTAGAATGGGCTGTGGGTATACCCGGAACCGTCGGTGGTGCTGTAGTGATGAATGCAGGAGCACACGACAGCTGCATTGCAGATATCTTAGTTAGTGCTCAAGTACTTTCACCCGACGGTACACTAGAAACCCTCACTCGTGAACAATTCGGTTACAGCTATCGCACTTCCATTCTCCAAGGAAGCGATCGCATAGTTACCCAAGCAACTTTTCAACTGCAACCAGGAGCAGATCCGGCACAAGTAATCGCAAACACCAAACAACACAAACTGCACCGACTAACAACGCAACCTTACGACAAACCCAGTTGTGGCAGTGTCTTTCGCAATCCCAAACCTTACGCCGCAGGTTGGTTAATTGAACAAACCGGTCTCAAAGGCTTCCAAATTGGTAACGCGCAAGTAGCACAACGCCATGCTAATTTTATTGTCAATTGTGGTGGTGCTAGTTCTTGGGATATTTTTAATTTGATCCGTCACGTTCAATACCAAGTACAAGACCGCTGGTCAATTTTACTAGAACCAGAAGTCAAAATGCTGGGAGAGTTTCCAGTTGTTTGTTGA
- the murC gene encoding UDP-N-acetylmuramate--L-alanine ligase, with protein MKNSVDFSGRPFHFIGIGGIGMSALAYVLAKRQLPVSGSDLRPNHITCKLESIGTHIFAKQEASNLEFFRPTVNGNQVVLNAEDEEPNLELAQLPQVICSTAINTNNLEYKAALELGCPIFHRSDVLAALIAEYDSIAVAGTHGKTTTSSMIGYMLLQAGLDPTILVGGEVNAWEGNARLGQSRYLVAEADESDGSLVKHAPEIGIITNIELDHPDHYDNLEEVVQIFQTFAEGCKTLVGSIDCATVRDRFQPTISYSLYQDTGADYTVTNIDYRADGTTALVWERGKALGVLKLRLLSRHNLSNALAAVAVGRVLGLEFGEIAKGLATFEGARRRFEFRGEVDGITFIDDYAHHPSEIRATLAAARLQARPGQRVVAIFQPHRYSRTQAFFEEFAQSFTHADAVILTDIYSAGEANLGQVSGEQLAQEVAKHHPQVNYQANLDLMCDFLQQNLRPGDLALFLGAGNLNQVIPEVIATLRQPATATS; from the coding sequence ATGAAGAATTCTGTAGACTTTAGCGGTAGACCTTTTCATTTTATTGGTATCGGCGGCATAGGTATGTCTGCTTTGGCATACGTGCTAGCAAAGCGTCAATTGCCGGTTTCTGGTTCGGATCTTCGTCCTAATCACATAACCTGCAAATTGGAATCTATCGGAACTCATATTTTTGCTAAACAAGAAGCAAGCAATTTAGAATTCTTTCGCCCAACAGTCAACGGTAATCAAGTAGTCTTAAATGCTGAAGATGAAGAGCCAAATTTAGAATTGGCACAACTACCACAAGTTATTTGTTCAACAGCAATTAACACAAATAATTTGGAATACAAAGCGGCTTTAGAATTAGGCTGCCCAATATTTCATCGTTCTGATGTATTGGCAGCTTTAATTGCTGAATATGACAGCATTGCCGTTGCCGGAACTCATGGTAAAACCACCACAAGTAGCATGATTGGTTACATGCTATTGCAAGCGGGGTTAGACCCCACGATTTTAGTAGGTGGTGAAGTCAATGCTTGGGAAGGTAACGCTAGGTTGGGACAAAGTCGCTATCTGGTGGCGGAAGCAGATGAGTCTGATGGTTCGCTAGTTAAACACGCTCCGGAAATTGGTATTATCACCAATATCGAACTGGATCATCCCGACCACTACGACAATTTGGAAGAAGTAGTGCAGATATTCCAGACCTTTGCTGAAGGTTGCAAGACGTTAGTCGGTAGCATTGATTGTGCAACGGTGCGCGATCGCTTCCAACCAACAATAAGTTATAGCTTATATCAAGATACAGGTGCGGATTATACCGTTACCAATATAGATTATCGTGCCGATGGCACCACTGCCTTAGTTTGGGAACGGGGTAAAGCTTTGGGTGTGCTAAAGCTACGTTTGCTCAGTCGCCACAACCTCAGCAATGCCCTAGCAGCGGTGGCCGTTGGTCGAGTTCTAGGTTTAGAATTTGGAGAAATTGCTAAAGGACTTGCGACCTTTGAAGGTGCAAGACGCCGTTTTGAATTCCGGGGTGAAGTTGATGGCATCACCTTCATCGATGACTACGCCCACCATCCCAGCGAAATTCGCGCAACTCTGGCTGCTGCACGCCTGCAAGCAAGACCAGGACAAAGAGTAGTAGCCATATTCCAACCCCATCGCTATAGTCGCACACAGGCATTTTTTGAGGAATTTGCCCAATCTTTTACTCATGCCGATGCAGTCATACTTACTGATATTTACAGTGCTGGGGAAGCCAATTTAGGACAGGTTAGCGGTGAACAACTCGCACAAGAAGTTGCCAAGCATCATCCGCAAGTCAACTATCAGGCTAATTTAGATTTGATGTGCGATTTTTTACAGCAAAATCTGCGCCCTGGAGACTTGGCGCTGTTTCTAGGAGCTGGGAATTTGAATCAAGTGATTCCGGAAGTAATCGCAACACTTCGTCAGCCGGCTACAGCCACATCCTGA
- the nadD gene encoding nicotinate (nicotinamide) nucleotide adenylyltransferase: protein MRQIAIFGGTFDPIHWGHLIVAETALHQVPLEEIIWVPSHHPPHKKAALFQHRVAMLQMAIADNPAFAISLVEELRSGTSYAIDTLIDLSAIYPNTHWYWIVGLDTFQTLPRWYRGQELAPQCDWLIAPRFLSSECIAQSEIICKQVEQQLANQFYSIQWQLLHIPLVGISSSLIRNSCRDRKSIRYLVPESVRSYIAHHSLYTDSGQ from the coding sequence ATGCGGCAAATAGCAATTTTCGGTGGCACTTTCGATCCGATTCATTGGGGACATCTCATAGTAGCCGAAACAGCTTTGCATCAAGTACCCCTCGAAGAAATAATTTGGGTGCCATCGCACCATCCTCCTCATAAAAAAGCAGCTTTGTTTCAACATCGTGTGGCCATGCTCCAGATGGCGATCGCAGATAATCCAGCGTTTGCCATCTCACTAGTTGAAGAACTGCGATCGGGAACTTCCTATGCCATCGATACCCTGATTGATTTATCAGCTATTTATCCCAATACTCATTGGTATTGGATAGTTGGCTTGGATACATTCCAAACCTTACCTCGTTGGTATCGCGGACAGGAGTTAGCACCCCAGTGCGATTGGTTGATCGCACCCAGATTCCTTAGTAGTGAGTGTATAGCCCAAAGCGAAATTATCTGCAAGCAAGTGGAGCAACAACTAGCAAACCAGTTTTATAGCATACAGTGGCAATTATTGCATATCCCTTTAGTAGGAATTTCGTCAAGTTTGATTCGCAACTCGTGTCGCGATCGCAAATCGATCCGCTACTTAGTGCCAGAATCGGTGAGAAGTTACATCGCCCATCACAGCCTTTACACAGACAGTGGTCAATAG
- a CDS encoding type I glyceraldehyde-3-phosphate dehydrogenase, translating into MIRVAINGFGRIGRNFMRCWLGRENSNIDLVAINDTSDPKTNAHLLKYDSMLGKLKGVDITADDNSIIANGKTVKCVSDRNPENLPWKDWEIDLVIEATGVFTAKEGAMKHVNAGAKKVLITAPGKNEDGTFVIGVNHHDYDHNKHHIISNASCTTNCLAPIAKVLHEKFGIIKGTMTTTHSYTGDQRLLDASHRDVRRARAAAINIVPTSTGAAKAVALVLPDLKGKLNGVALRVPTPNVSMVDFVVQVEKPTIAEEVNAALKQASEGELKGILDYSELQLVSSDYQGTDASSIIDASLTLVMGSDMVKVMAWYDNEWGYSQRVLDLAELVAEKWTK; encoded by the coding sequence GTGATTAGAGTTGCTATCAACGGTTTCGGACGCATCGGTCGTAACTTTATGCGCTGCTGGTTGGGTAGAGAGAATAGCAACATTGACCTTGTTGCTATCAATGACACCTCAGACCCCAAAACCAACGCTCACCTGCTCAAGTACGACTCGATGCTAGGAAAGTTAAAGGGTGTTGACATTACTGCCGATGATAACTCGATCATCGCTAACGGTAAAACCGTTAAATGCGTATCCGACCGCAACCCAGAAAACTTGCCCTGGAAAGATTGGGAAATTGACCTAGTTATCGAAGCGACAGGGGTATTTACTGCTAAAGAAGGGGCGATGAAGCATGTCAATGCAGGAGCCAAGAAGGTTCTGATTACTGCCCCTGGTAAAAATGAAGACGGTACTTTTGTAATCGGTGTAAACCACCACGATTACGATCACAACAAACACCATATCATCAGCAACGCCAGCTGTACCACCAACTGTTTGGCTCCCATTGCCAAGGTGCTGCACGAGAAATTCGGCATCATCAAAGGTACAATGACCACCACCCACAGCTACACAGGAGACCAGCGCTTGCTAGACGCTTCTCACCGGGATGTGCGGCGTGCGCGTGCTGCGGCAATTAACATTGTGCCTACTTCCACCGGTGCAGCAAAGGCTGTGGCGCTGGTATTGCCAGACTTAAAAGGCAAGCTCAATGGTGTTGCATTGCGCGTACCTACCCCCAACGTTTCAATGGTGGATTTTGTTGTGCAAGTCGAAAAGCCAACCATTGCAGAGGAAGTTAACGCAGCCCTCAAACAAGCATCTGAAGGTGAACTGAAGGGTATTTTAGACTACAGCGAACTACAACTGGTATCATCCGACTATCAGGGTACTGATGCCTCTTCCATTATTGATGCTAGCTTGACGCTGGTCATGGGCAGTGACATGGTCAAAGTTATGGCATGGTACGACAACGAATGGGGCTACAGCCAACGTGTTCTCGACTTGGCAGAACTAGTAGCCGAGAAGTGGACAAAATAG
- the thiL gene encoding thiamine-phosphate kinase has protein sequence MNNELSSPLVQEIGEQGLLKILQRFCPADIIGDDAAVIATEPGKTLVVTTDVLVENIHFSENTTSPEDVGWQAAAANLSDLAAMGAYPLGITVGLGLPGNVCVGWVESLYRGITECLQSYNTPIVGGDVVRSPVVTVGITAFGQADPHRIIRRNQAKIGDAIVITGVHGASRAGLELLLHPEKAENLIEEERTALIRAHQRPKPRLDVLPILWQILDSYSPTLPLSHSSPLPLPPSPTPPLLPIAGMDSSDGLADAVVQICRTSNVGAVVERTQIAFPKAFDKWLTKEQALEYALYGGEDFELVLCLPKEPADELVQQLGQGAAIVGEITEGSTVILRDPDQEFPDQVLTLSQGFQHFG, from the coding sequence GTGAACAATGAATTATCTTCCCCACTAGTTCAAGAAATAGGCGAACAAGGACTATTAAAAATCTTGCAGCGCTTCTGTCCGGCAGACATTATCGGGGATGATGCGGCTGTAATTGCTACTGAACCAGGTAAAACTTTAGTGGTAACTACTGATGTTTTAGTTGAGAATATTCATTTCAGTGAAAACACTACGTCACCAGAAGATGTCGGTTGGCAAGCTGCTGCTGCTAATTTATCAGACTTGGCAGCGATGGGCGCTTACCCTTTAGGAATTACCGTTGGACTGGGACTTCCTGGCAATGTGTGTGTCGGTTGGGTGGAAAGCTTGTATCGGGGAATAACTGAATGCTTGCAATCTTACAATACACCGATTGTAGGCGGTGATGTGGTGCGATCGCCTGTCGTTACTGTTGGCATCACCGCCTTCGGTCAAGCTGACCCTCATCGGATTATCCGCCGTAACCAAGCTAAAATTGGGGATGCGATCGTTATCACTGGCGTGCACGGTGCGTCCCGTGCTGGCTTAGAATTGCTTCTGCATCCTGAAAAGGCAGAAAACCTCATTGAAGAGGAAAGAACGGCTTTAATTCGCGCTCACCAGCGTCCGAAACCACGACTTGATGTCTTACCTATCCTCTGGCAAATTTTAGACTCCTACTCTCCCACTCTTCCCCTCTCCCACTCCTCCCCTCTCCCACTCCCCCCCTCTCCCACTCCTCCCCTCCTCCCCATCGCTGGCATGGACAGCAGTGACGGCTTAGCTGACGCCGTAGTGCAAATTTGCCGCACCAGTAATGTTGGTGCTGTGGTTGAACGCACGCAGATAGCTTTTCCAAAAGCTTTTGACAAGTGGCTGACTAAAGAGCAAGCATTGGAATATGCCCTCTACGGTGGCGAAGATTTTGAATTAGTGCTGTGCTTGCCAAAAGAACCTGCTGATGAATTAGTGCAACAGCTTGGTCAGGGTGCAGCTATTGTAGGCGAGATTACAGAAGGGTCAACCGTAATTTTACGTGACCCAGATCAAGAATTCCCCGACCAAGTTTTGACTCTTAGCCAGGGATTTCAACATTTTGGTTGA
- a CDS encoding peptidylprolyl isomerase has protein sequence MLRLNHPMFNLLKSQLKNTLITLLLATLFLGISTAGWTPSSSAGLPAGNAITDGKALLRYALPIDNKPVRELQASLEDISNQLRANRRWGAVSKDLGKASRILNNPSQILASVPDENKPRAETLISELKSGVNELEEVAKTKDKEKFLTTRANLLNIVGELEELMVQGFPFEVPEEYSNLPQLKGRATVEMKTNKGTITLVVDGYNAPVTAGNFVDLVQRGFYNGLEFTRAEESYVVQTGDPPGKEVGFIDPKTGKYRAIPLEFLVEGDKEPTYGITLEQAGRYTDLPVLPFSAYGAVAMARPENEVNGGSSQFFFFLYEPELTPAGRNLLDGRYSVFGYVTEGKEVLRELKPGDKIESAKVVKGAEKLVEPEQA, from the coding sequence ATGCTGCGTTTGAACCATCCTATGTTCAACTTATTAAAATCTCAGTTGAAGAATACCCTCATTACATTGCTGTTGGCAACCCTATTTTTAGGAATAAGTACAGCTGGGTGGACTCCCTCCAGTAGCGCTGGACTACCAGCTGGGAATGCAATCACCGACGGCAAAGCTTTACTGCGCTATGCACTGCCAATAGATAATAAACCTGTGCGGGAACTACAAGCAAGCTTGGAAGATATATCCAACCAATTGCGGGCAAATAGACGTTGGGGTGCAGTTTCCAAAGACCTAGGCAAAGCATCTCGAATACTCAACAACCCGTCGCAAATTTTAGCCAGTGTACCAGATGAAAACAAACCCCGAGCCGAAACTTTGATTTCTGAATTGAAATCTGGCGTAAATGAATTAGAAGAAGTCGCTAAAACCAAAGATAAAGAAAAATTTTTGACAACACGAGCTAATCTGCTGAATATCGTTGGGGAACTTGAAGAGTTAATGGTGCAGGGATTTCCCTTTGAAGTCCCAGAAGAATACAGCAATTTGCCACAACTGAAAGGCCGGGCCACTGTGGAAATGAAAACCAACAAAGGTACAATTACCCTTGTGGTCGATGGCTATAACGCCCCTGTCACTGCTGGAAACTTTGTTGATTTAGTACAACGGGGTTTTTATAACGGTTTGGAATTCACTCGTGCTGAAGAATCCTACGTTGTGCAAACCGGCGACCCACCAGGCAAGGAAGTAGGTTTTATCGATCCCAAAACTGGCAAATACCGTGCGATTCCTTTAGAATTCCTGGTTGAAGGTGACAAAGAACCTACCTACGGTATTACCTTAGAACAAGCTGGTCGTTATACAGATTTACCAGTTCTGCCATTTTCTGCTTATGGTGCAGTGGCTATGGCTCGTCCAGAAAATGAAGTGAATGGCGGTTCTTCACAATTCTTCTTCTTTCTCTATGAACCGGAACTTACCCCAGCCGGACGCAACCTCTTGGATGGCCGTTACTCCGTTTTTGGCTACGTTACAGAGGGTAAGGAAGTTTTAAGAGAACTGAAGCCGGGTGACAAAATTGAATCGGCAAAAGTCGTCAAAGGTGCAGAAAAGTTAGTAGAGCCAGAGCAAGCATAA
- a CDS encoding YbaB/EbfC family nucleoid-associated protein: MTGKGQGFGFGLGKMKELAEAFKKAQQVQEGAKRLQDELEQMEIEGEAGGGLVKVIVSGNQEPKRVEISANALNEGAEVLSDLVTAAMKDAYNKSTATMRERMEELTSGLELPGFQ; this comes from the coding sequence ATGACAGGAAAAGGACAGGGATTTGGCTTTGGCTTAGGAAAAATGAAAGAACTGGCTGAAGCCTTTAAAAAAGCTCAGCAAGTGCAAGAAGGTGCCAAGCGACTTCAAGACGAATTAGAGCAAATGGAAATTGAAGGAGAGGCTGGCGGTGGTCTGGTTAAGGTCATAGTCAGCGGAAACCAAGAACCCAAGCGGGTGGAAATTTCGGCCAATGCTCTTAATGAAGGAGCAGAAGTACTTTCCGATTTGGTAACTGCGGCAATGAAAGATGCCTACAACAAGTCCACAGCGACAATGCGGGAACGTATGGAAGAATTGACCAGTGGGTTAGAACTTCCGGGATTTCAGTAA